In the Geobacter sp. FeAm09 genome, one interval contains:
- a CDS encoding XrtA-associated tyrosine autokinase: protein MSRIEKAMERAAQLREGGGVAPAPAPAPAPAGHQQKHVFKAIPSQPPPAPSVTPAITSDNPYLVNLNDPHSPTAEEYRKLKSVLVKMTKGEDFFKNTIMVTSAVPHEGKTLTALNLAISLAQEFDHTVLLVDADLRRPSVQRYLNMNNKRGLSDVLLEGLDIGDAIVATGIGKLSLIPAGRAVSNPVELFTSQKMKELIEEMKYRYPDRYLIFDTPPILPFAETRSLANLMDGVLFVVKERLASQENVKEAVEALKGCELLGLVYNDATLDRHDERYSYYRDYSPKAS, encoded by the coding sequence ATGAGCAGAATTGAAAAGGCCATGGAAAGGGCGGCACAGCTTAGGGAAGGGGGGGGCGTGGCTCCCGCTCCCGCTCCCGCTCCCGCTCCCGCAGGGCATCAGCAAAAACACGTCTTCAAGGCCATCCCGTCTCAGCCCCCTCCGGCTCCGTCCGTCACCCCTGCGATAACATCAGACAACCCGTATCTCGTCAATCTGAACGACCCGCATTCGCCTACGGCGGAAGAGTACCGGAAGCTGAAGTCCGTTCTGGTGAAAATGACCAAAGGCGAGGATTTTTTCAAGAACACCATTATGGTGACCAGTGCGGTGCCCCACGAGGGGAAGACGCTCACCGCCCTCAACCTGGCCATCAGCCTGGCCCAGGAGTTCGATCACACCGTCCTGCTGGTGGATGCGGACCTGCGCCGCCCTTCCGTCCAGCGCTACCTCAATATGAATAACAAACGGGGACTCTCGGATGTCCTTCTCGAAGGTCTGGACATCGGAGATGCGATCGTGGCTACCGGGATCGGCAAGCTCTCCCTGATACCGGCGGGCCGGGCCGTCAGCAACCCGGTTGAACTCTTCACATCCCAGAAGATGAAAGAGTTGATCGAAGAGATGAAGTACCGCTATCCCGACCGGTATCTCATCTTCGACACGCCGCCCATTCTCCCCTTCGCGGAGACCCGCTCCCTGGCCAATCTGATGGATGGGGTCCTGTTCGTCGTAAAAGAGCGGCTTGCCTCCCAGGAAAACGTCAAGGAAGCCGTCGAAGCCCTCAAGGGGTGCGAGCTGCTGGGCCTGGTGTATAACGACGCCACGCTTGACCGGCATG